A stretch of the Schistocerca serialis cubense isolate TAMUIC-IGC-003099 chromosome 2, iqSchSeri2.2, whole genome shotgun sequence genome encodes the following:
- the LOC126458025 gene encoding cuticle protein 21-like isoform X1 has translation MACKLIVLAAFVAVARAGYLGAPAVYAPGAPIAARAYAAPVAYAAPALRAAPVAYAAPAVRAAPVAVAAPAAVAAEYDPNPQYSYAYSVQDALTGDSKNQQESRSGDVVQGSYSLVEPDGSIRTVDYTADPVNGFNAVVHREAAAHPAPVVAKVAAPVAYAAPAIAKVAAPLAYAAPAYGKAILG, from the exons ATGGCCTGCAAG CTGATCGTCCTCGCCGCCTTCGTGGCTGTGGCCCGCGCCGGCTACCTGGGTGCCCCCGCAGTCTACGCCCCCGGCGCCCCCATCGCCGCCCGCGCCTACGCCGCCCCGGTGGCGTACGCCGCCCCAGCCCTTCGTGCTGCCCCTGTGGCATACGCCGCCCCCGCCGTGAGAGCCGCCCCCGTCGcagtcgccgcccccgccgccgtggCCGCTGAGTACGACCCCAACCCCCAGTACAGCTACGCCTACAGCGTGCAGGACGCACTCACCGGTGACTCCAAGAACCAGCAGGAGAGCCGCAGCGGAGACGTCGTCCAGGGCAGCTACAGCCTGGTCGAGCCCGACGGTTCCATCCGCACCGTCGACTACACCGCCGACCCCGTCAACGGCTTCAACGCCGTCGTGCACAGGGAGGCCGCTGCCCACCCCGCCCCCGTCGTCGCCAAGGTGGCCGCCCCcgtcgcctacgccgcccccgccatcgCTAAGGTGGCCGCCCCCCTCGCCTACGCCGCTCCCGCCTATGGCAAGGCCATCCTGGGTTAA